Proteins from one Alysiella filiformis genomic window:
- the leuD gene encoding 3-isopropylmalate dehydratase small subunit, with translation MKAFTQITALVAPLDRSNVDTDAIIPKQFLKSIKRSGFGPNAFDEWRYLDHGEPGMDNSKRPLNPDFSLNQPRYQGAQILLTRKNFGCGSSREHAPWALDDYGFRAVIAPSFADIFFNNCYKNGLLPIVLTEEQVEQLFQETFANEGYQLTIDLQNQSLTTPSGEVFHFDITEHRKHCLLNGLDEIGLTLQHADEIKAFEAQRKAAQPWLFN, from the coding sequence ATGAAAGCCTTCACACAAATCACCGCCCTTGTCGCGCCACTTGACCGCAGCAATGTGGACACAGACGCGATTATCCCCAAACAATTTCTCAAATCCATCAAACGCTCGGGCTTTGGTCCCAACGCTTTTGACGAATGGCGTTACCTAGACCACGGTGAACCCGGTATGGACAACAGCAAACGCCCACTCAACCCCGATTTTTCGCTCAACCAACCACGTTATCAAGGCGCACAAATTTTGCTGACGCGCAAAAATTTCGGTTGCGGCTCATCACGCGAACACGCGCCTTGGGCTTTGGACGATTACGGTTTCCGTGCCGTGATTGCGCCCAGTTTTGCCGATATTTTCTTCAATAATTGCTACAAAAATGGCTTGTTACCCATTGTTTTAACAGAAGAACAGGTGGAACAACTGTTTCAAGAAACCTTTGCCAACGAAGGTTATCAACTGACCATTGATTTGCAAAATCAAAGCCTGACCACCCCAAGTGGCGAAGTGTTCCATTTTGACATTACCGAACACCGAAAACATTGCTTGCTCAATGGTTTAGATGAAATTGGTTTGACTTTGCAACATGCCGATGAAATCAAAGCCTTTGAAGCACAACGAAAAGCCGCACAACCATGGTTGTTCAATTAA
- a CDS encoding aldo/keto reductase yields the protein MQIQLNDTLNFSRIIHGYWRAHEWGLNTEQYIDLIENVLNLGITTFDHAACYGGFTNETAFGKALAAKPSLRDKMQLVSKFGILFPNQTFPEMRRKHYDNSRQHIIWSAERSVRELQCDYLDVLLVHRPSPCANPEEIAAAFDDLHSRGLVKHFGVSNFPVGKIKMLQSHLGQNLVTNQIEISPMCLTSFDNGDLDFALEKRMKPMAWSPLAGGKLFDGNDERAQRIQAALREVGEKYGENRLDTLAYAWLLNHPAKIMPIVGSGQIERIRNAVDALRLNFSEEDWIQIYSASVGKPVP from the coding sequence ATGCAAATCCAATTAAACGACACCCTAAATTTCAGCCGCATTATTCACGGCTATTGGCGCGCCCACGAATGGGGCTTGAATACCGAACAATACATTGATTTAATTGAAAATGTGTTGAATTTGGGCATCACCACTTTTGACCACGCAGCCTGCTATGGCGGTTTTACCAACGAAACCGCGTTTGGCAAAGCATTGGCGGCAAAACCCAGCTTGCGCGATAAAATGCAACTGGTCAGCAAATTTGGGATTCTCTTTCCCAATCAAACCTTTCCAGAGATGCGCCGCAAACATTACGACAATTCGCGCCAGCACATCATTTGGTCGGCAGAGCGTTCCGTGCGCGAATTGCAATGCGATTATTTGGACGTGTTGCTGGTTCATCGTCCGTCTCCGTGCGCCAATCCCGAAGAAATTGCGGCGGCATTTGACGATTTGCATTCACGCGGTTTGGTCAAACATTTTGGCGTGTCCAATTTTCCTGTAGGTAAAATCAAGATGTTGCAATCGCATTTGGGGCAAAATTTGGTAACGAATCAAATTGAAATTTCGCCCATGTGCTTGACTTCGTTTGACAATGGCGATTTGGATTTTGCGCTGGAAAAACGCATGAAACCCATGGCTTGGTCGCCTTTGGCGGGCGGCAAATTGTTTGACGGCAACGATGAACGCGCCCAACGCATTCAGGCTGCCTTGCGCGAAGTGGGCGAAAAATATGGCGAAAATCGTTTGGATACATTGGCTTATGCGTGGTTGCTCAACCACCCAGCGAAAATCATGCCGATTGTGGGGAGCGGTCAAATTGAGCGCATTCGCAATGCGGTGGACGCGCTGCGCCTGAATTTCAGCGAAGAAGATTGGATTCAGATTTACAGCGCGTCTGTGGGCAAACCTGTGCCGTGA
- a CDS encoding type II toxin-antitoxin system RelB/DinJ family antitoxin — protein MANINIRVDDDLKKQSFAVIERFGMTPSQAFKMFLTQIAHTNTIPLSLDYQNINYEANPTTMQAIEDYRKNKKYDV, from the coding sequence ATGGCAAACATCAATATTCGCGTTGATGATGATTTGAAAAAACAATCTTTTGCGGTGATTGAACGTTTTGGCATGACCCCTAGCCAAGCATTCAAAATGTTTCTGACCCAAATCGCGCACACCAATACCATTCCTTTGTCGCTGGATTATCAAAACATCAATTACGAAGCCAATCCCACCACCATGCAAGCCATTGAAGATTATCGGAAAAATAAAAAATATGATGTATAG
- the leuB gene encoding 3-isopropylmalate dehydrogenase, translated as MTKQIAILRGDGIGPEIIAQAVRVLDKLIEQGLDVAYDYAPLGGEAYDQYGAPYPEFTQNLCRQADAVLLGAVGSPQYDLLERPLRPERGLLAIRKDLNLFANLRPAVLYKELANASTLKPEVVAGLDVLIVRELTGDIYFGEPRGIRTLENGEREGFNTMKYSESEIRRIAHVSFQAAQKRNKKLCSVDKANVLETTELWKEIFTEVSKDYPDVQLSHMYVDNAAMQLVRAPKQFDVIATGNIFGDILSDQASMLTGSIGMLPSASLNETGKGLYEPSHGSAPDIAGQNKANPLATILSLAMLVRYSLNDENRAKQIEHAVQKVLEQGLRTADIFEEGTKLVSCSEMGDAVIAAL; from the coding sequence ATGACCAAACAAATCGCCATCTTACGCGGAGACGGTATCGGACCCGAAATCATCGCCCAAGCCGTGCGCGTGTTGGACAAATTGATTGAACAAGGCTTGGACGTGGCATACGACTACGCGCCTTTGGGCGGCGAAGCCTACGACCAATACGGTGCGCCATACCCCGAATTCACGCAAAACCTGTGTCGCCAAGCAGACGCGGTATTGCTCGGCGCGGTCGGTTCGCCACAATACGATTTGTTGGAACGCCCATTGCGCCCCGAGCGCGGCTTGCTGGCGATTCGCAAAGATTTGAATTTGTTTGCCAATTTGCGCCCAGCCGTGTTGTACAAAGAATTGGCAAACGCCTCCACGCTCAAACCCGAAGTGGTGGCGGGTTTGGACGTGTTAATCGTGCGCGAATTGACGGGCGACATTTATTTTGGCGAACCGCGTGGCATTCGTACGCTGGAAAATGGCGAACGCGAAGGTTTCAACACCATGAAATACAGCGAAAGCGAAATCCGCCGCATTGCCCACGTTTCGTTTCAGGCAGCCCAAAAACGCAACAAAAAATTGTGCAGCGTGGACAAAGCCAATGTTTTGGAAACAACCGAATTGTGGAAAGAAATTTTCACAGAAGTTTCAAAAGATTACCCCGATGTGCAATTAAGCCATATGTATGTGGACAATGCCGCCATGCAGCTCGTGCGCGCGCCCAAGCAATTTGACGTGATTGCCACTGGCAATATCTTTGGCGACATTTTGAGTGACCAAGCGTCCATGCTGACGGGCTCCATCGGCATGTTGCCCTCCGCGTCTTTAAACGAAACGGGCAAGGGTTTGTATGAGCCATCGCACGGCTCTGCGCCCGATATTGCAGGGCAAAACAAAGCCAATCCTTTGGCGACCATTTTGTCGCTGGCGATGTTGGTGCGTTACAGTTTGAATGACGAAAACCGCGCCAAACAAATTGAACATGCCGTGCAAAAAGTGTTGGAACAAGGTTTGCGTACCGCCGATATTTTTGAAGAAGGCACGAAATTGGTGTCTTGTTCCGAAATGGGCGATGCGGTGATTGCGGCATTGTAA